From Streptomyces durmitorensis, a single genomic window includes:
- the cas3 gene encoding CRISPR-associated helicase Cas3' codes for MTADGELHAGLGGRLAGPVRSVWAKHDRDTEGWLPLWRHMDDSAAVAGLLWDEWLPANVRALTAEALPDGAEDGRSLVVWLAAVHDIGKATPAFACQVDQLADEMRRQGLEMKTRGQFGADRGMAPHALAGQVLLAEWLEERQGWSARQSGQFAVVAGGHHGVPPEHGQLNDLYDRPHLLRTPGASEKLWRRVQEELLEACAEAYGVRERLGAWRTVKLSQPVQVLLSAVVIVADWIASNPDLFPYFPQETRAGEERVAAAWRGLRLPAPWRADEPAGDAQEVFASRFDLPPGAKVRPVQEAAVRLAREMPAPGLMIVEAPMGEGKTEAALAVAEIFAARSGAGGVFFALPTMATGNAMFPRLLEWLDRLPAQEGDRRSVLLAHSKAALNDKYAELMRGGRQKIAAVDVDGEVGRWRPSDEMRLAPAELVAHAWLRGRKKAMLASFVAGTVDQVLFAGLKSRHLALRHLAIAGKVVVIDEAHAYDTYMSVYLDRVLSWLGAYRVPVVVLSATLPSARRRQLAEAYAGAGGETDGAAGGFEEVAGATSYPLLTAVTPGQDPVAEGTAASSRGGDVHLERLDDDQTVLAQRLAAELEGGGCVLIVRNTVRRVLETARVLRERFGDQAVTVAHSCFVDVDRAAKDADLLARFGPPDRAGGRRPAGPHIVVASQVAEQSLDVDFDLLVTDLCPVDLMLQRMGRLHRHRRGDGQAERPERLRMARCLVTGVDWSGEVPVPVRGSVAVYGAYALLRSAAVLMPHLEGARRPVRLPGDISLLVQGAYADGPAGPAAWADAMAAAWERHAKHRVEQAGRAEVFRLDGVGRPGRPLIGWIAAGVGDADDTRAGRAQVRDSKESLEVVVVQRRADGALATLPWLAKGQGGLELPTDRPPAAAAARAAASCGLRLPIQFSHAEVMDRAIAELEELYVPAWQSKDSHWLAGQLILVLDADCQTSLAGFSLRYSQSDGLEVSSD; via the coding sequence ATGACGGCTGACGGGGAGTTACATGCGGGGCTGGGGGGTCGGCTTGCGGGGCCGGTGCGTTCGGTGTGGGCCAAGCACGACCGGGATACCGAGGGATGGCTGCCGCTGTGGCGGCACATGGATGACAGTGCGGCGGTGGCCGGGTTGTTGTGGGACGAGTGGCTGCCCGCGAACGTTCGGGCGCTGACGGCTGAGGCACTGCCGGACGGGGCTGAGGACGGCCGGTCGCTGGTGGTGTGGCTGGCGGCGGTGCATGACATCGGGAAGGCCACGCCGGCCTTCGCGTGTCAGGTCGATCAGCTTGCCGACGAGATGCGGCGGCAGGGCCTGGAGATGAAGACCCGGGGGCAGTTCGGGGCCGATCGCGGGATGGCTCCGCATGCGCTGGCAGGGCAGGTGCTGCTGGCCGAGTGGCTGGAGGAGCGGCAGGGCTGGTCGGCCCGGCAGAGCGGGCAGTTCGCGGTCGTTGCGGGCGGCCACCATGGGGTGCCGCCGGAGCACGGACAGCTCAATGATCTGTATGACCGGCCGCATCTGCTGCGGACGCCGGGGGCCAGCGAAAAGCTGTGGCGGCGGGTGCAGGAGGAGTTGCTGGAGGCGTGTGCCGAGGCGTACGGCGTGCGCGAGCGGCTCGGCGCCTGGCGGACGGTCAAGCTGTCGCAGCCCGTGCAGGTGCTGCTCAGTGCCGTAGTGATCGTCGCCGACTGGATCGCCAGCAATCCGGACCTGTTCCCGTATTTCCCGCAGGAGACCCGTGCCGGTGAGGAGCGGGTCGCCGCGGCCTGGCGTGGGCTGCGGTTGCCTGCTCCGTGGCGGGCCGATGAGCCGGCCGGGGATGCGCAGGAGGTGTTCGCGTCGCGTTTCGATCTGCCGCCGGGGGCGAAGGTCAGGCCGGTGCAGGAGGCCGCGGTCCGGCTGGCGCGTGAGATGCCCGCGCCTGGCCTGATGATCGTTGAGGCGCCGATGGGGGAGGGGAAGACGGAGGCCGCGCTCGCGGTCGCTGAGATCTTCGCGGCCCGTTCAGGCGCGGGCGGGGTGTTCTTCGCCCTGCCCACGATGGCGACCGGGAACGCGATGTTCCCGCGGCTGCTGGAGTGGCTCGACCGGCTGCCCGCGCAGGAGGGCGACAGGCGGTCTGTGCTGCTCGCGCATTCCAAGGCCGCTCTCAACGACAAGTACGCCGAGTTGATGCGCGGTGGTCGGCAGAAGATCGCTGCCGTCGACGTGGACGGCGAGGTGGGGCGGTGGCGGCCCTCGGACGAGATGCGGTTGGCTCCGGCCGAGTTGGTTGCTCATGCGTGGCTGCGTGGGCGGAAGAAGGCGATGCTGGCGTCGTTCGTCGCCGGGACGGTGGACCAGGTGCTGTTCGCCGGACTCAAGAGCCGGCACTTGGCGCTGCGTCATCTCGCGATCGCGGGCAAGGTCGTGGTGATCGACGAGGCGCATGCCTACGACACGTATATGAGTGTCTATCTGGACCGGGTGCTGTCGTGGCTGGGTGCCTACCGGGTGCCGGTGGTGGTGCTGTCCGCGACGCTGCCCTCGGCCCGTCGCCGTCAGCTCGCCGAAGCCTACGCCGGAGCCGGTGGTGAAACCGATGGGGCGGCGGGCGGTTTCGAGGAGGTGGCTGGGGCCACCTCCTATCCGCTGCTGACCGCTGTGACGCCCGGTCAGGATCCGGTTGCCGAAGGGACCGCGGCCTCGTCCCGGGGTGGCGATGTCCATCTGGAACGGCTCGACGACGACCAGACGGTGCTGGCCCAGCGGCTGGCGGCCGAACTGGAGGGCGGCGGCTGTGTCTTGATCGTACGCAACACGGTCCGGCGGGTTCTGGAGACCGCCCGGGTGCTGCGTGAGCGCTTCGGGGATCAGGCCGTGACTGTCGCCCACTCGTGTTTCGTCGATGTGGACCGGGCGGCGAAGGATGCCGATCTCCTGGCCCGGTTCGGGCCGCCGGACAGAGCGGGCGGGCGGCGCCCGGCCGGGCCCCACATCGTGGTCGCCAGCCAGGTCGCCGAGCAGTCGCTCGACGTCGACTTCGACCTGCTCGTCACCGACTTGTGCCCGGTCGACCTGATGCTCCAGAGGATGGGGCGCTTGCACCGCCATCGGCGTGGCGACGGACAGGCGGAGCGGCCCGAGCGGCTGCGTATGGCCCGGTGTCTGGTCACCGGTGTCGACTGGAGCGGCGAGGTGCCCGTGCCGGTGCGGGGGTCGGTCGCCGTGTACGGGGCGTACGCGCTGCTGCGCTCCGCCGCCGTCCTGATGCCCCACTTGGAGGGAGCGCGGCGCCCCGTGCGGTTGCCCGGGGATATCAGCCTCCTGGTCCAGGGCGCGTACGCCGATGGTCCTGCCGGCCCCGCAGCGTGGGCCGATGCGATGGCAGCGGCGTGGGAGCGGCATGCGAAGCACCGGGTAGAGCAGGCCGGGCGGGCGGAGGTGTTCCGGCTGGATGGGGTGGGGCGGCCGGGCCGGCCGCTCATCGGGTGGATCGCCGCGGGCGTGGGCGACGCGGACGACACCCGGGCCGGACGGGCCCAGGTCCGCGACAGCAAGGAAAGCCTGGAGGTGGTGGTCGTGCAGCGGCGTGCTGATGGGGCGCTGGCCACACTGCCCTGGCTCGCGAAGGGCCAAGGCGGGCTGGAACTGCCCACCGACCGGCCTCCGGCGGCGGCCGCGGCGCGGGCCGCGGCCAGTTGCGGACTGCGCTTGCCCATCCAGTTCTCGCACGCCGAGGTCATGGACCGTGCGATCGCCGAACTGGAGGAACTCTACGTACCGGCCTGGCAGAGCAAGGACAGCCATTGGCTGGCCGGTCAGCTGATTCTGGTGCTCGACGCCGATTGTCAGACCTCTCTGGCAGGCTTCTCACTCCGCTACAGCCAGAGCGACGGCCTCGAGGTGAGCAGTGACTGA
- a CDS encoding amino acid ABC transporter ATP-binding protein yields the protein MKFDKAPDAPAPSGQAIEVRELRKSFGDLEVLKGIDLTVGRGDVVCVIGPSGSGKSTLLRCVNLLEEPTSGTVTVAGTEVTDPDVDIDRVRRRIGMVFQSFNLFPHLTALENLTIAQRRVLRRGKEEAERIARANLARVGLVDKEQSYPAQLSGGQQQRVAIARALSMDPELMLFDEPTSALDPELVGDVLAVMRSLAQEGMTMLVVTHEMSFAREVADRVVFMDDGVIVEEGTPERVVGDPQHERTRTFLARVLDPAAAEVGEVPDTGPHEKRVDR from the coding sequence ATGAAGTTCGACAAGGCACCCGACGCGCCCGCACCTTCGGGCCAGGCGATCGAGGTGCGCGAGCTGCGCAAGTCGTTCGGCGATCTGGAGGTGCTCAAGGGCATCGACCTGACGGTCGGGCGCGGTGACGTGGTCTGTGTCATCGGCCCTTCGGGCTCCGGCAAGTCGACCCTGCTGCGCTGCGTCAATCTTCTGGAAGAGCCCACGTCGGGCACGGTGACGGTGGCCGGCACGGAGGTCACCGACCCCGATGTGGACATCGATCGCGTACGCCGTCGGATCGGCATGGTCTTCCAGTCCTTCAACCTCTTCCCGCACCTCACGGCGCTGGAGAACCTGACCATCGCGCAGCGCCGTGTGCTGCGGCGCGGCAAGGAGGAGGCGGAGCGCATCGCGCGGGCCAACCTCGCGCGGGTGGGCCTCGTCGACAAGGAGCAGTCCTATCCGGCGCAGCTCTCCGGCGGCCAGCAGCAGCGGGTCGCGATCGCTCGGGCGCTGTCCATGGACCCCGAGTTGATGCTCTTCGACGAGCCGACCTCCGCGCTCGACCCCGAACTGGTCGGGGACGTACTCGCGGTGATGCGCTCGCTCGCCCAGGAGGGGATGACGATGCTGGTCGTCACCCATGAGATGAGCTTCGCGCGCGAGGTCGCCGACCGGGTGGTCTTCATGGACGACGGAGTGATCGTCGAGGAGGGCACGCCCGAACGCGTGGTGGGCGACCCGCAGCACGAGCGGACCCGGACGTTCCTGGCGCGCGTGCTCGATCCTGCGGCGGCGGAGGTGGGCGAGGTCCCGGACACAGGACCGCACGAGAAGCGCGTGGACCGCTGA
- a CDS encoding amino acid ABC transporter permease — protein sequence MSMSRRRRARLFRGVQYAVLLIAIAVFALVADWGTLRQAFFDVEIAKALFPEVITTALVNTAYYTLLGFGFGLGLGIVLALMRLSTVPPYRWIAIAYIEFFRGIPSLLVFIALGFGVPLAFEVALDMDITVMLSLGLVGAAYMAETIRAGILAVPKGQSEAARSLGMSPGRAMVSIVMPQAFRIVLPPLTNELILLTKDSSLVYLLGLSLGQFELANFGRDALNEHKSLTPILIAGLLYLVITLPLGHLVRRLEARTAKAR from the coding sequence ATGTCCATGTCCCGACGGCGGCGGGCACGGCTGTTCCGCGGCGTCCAGTACGCCGTGCTGCTCATCGCCATAGCCGTGTTCGCGCTGGTGGCCGACTGGGGGACACTGCGCCAGGCGTTCTTCGACGTGGAGATCGCCAAGGCGCTGTTCCCCGAGGTGATCACCACCGCGCTGGTCAACACCGCCTACTACACGCTGCTCGGCTTCGGCTTCGGCCTGGGGCTCGGCATCGTCCTCGCGCTGATGCGGCTGTCCACGGTGCCTCCGTACCGCTGGATCGCGATCGCCTATATCGAGTTCTTCCGCGGCATTCCCTCCCTCCTTGTGTTCATCGCGCTCGGCTTCGGTGTGCCGCTGGCCTTCGAGGTCGCGCTCGACATGGACATCACGGTGATGCTGTCCCTGGGTCTGGTGGGCGCCGCCTATATGGCCGAGACGATCCGCGCGGGCATCCTGGCGGTGCCCAAGGGGCAGTCGGAGGCGGCCCGTTCGCTGGGCATGTCACCGGGGCGTGCGATGGTGTCGATCGTGATGCCGCAGGCGTTCCGGATCGTGCTGCCGCCGCTGACCAACGAGCTAATCCTGCTCACCAAGGACTCCTCACTGGTGTATCTGCTCGGCCTCTCGCTCGGCCAGTTCGAGCTGGCCAACTTCGGCCGGGACGCACTGAACGAGCACAAGAGCCTGACCCCGATCCTGATCGCCGGACTGCTGTATCTCGTCATCACCCTCCCGCTCGGCCATCTGGTGCGGCGGCTCGAGGCCCGTACGGCGAAAGCCAGGTGA
- a CDS encoding ABC transporter substrate-binding protein yields MTGCTSTKSDSDGDKGASGIKLVSSGKIKTCTHLPYPPFQSKKDGKIVGFDVDLVDLVAKELGVEQEIVNTPFEGIETGQDFNIRKCDLAAAGMTITDERDKVMDFSDPYFNATQALITKKGQPYKTFEDLKGKKLGYQKATTGGIYAKKESKGLDMELVEYEDVGLLLTAVKAGKVDAGINDNGVLFEYIKDNPDTEVTAEFDTGEKYGIGFRTGNDSLRKKVNAVLKDARSDGSYDKIYKKWFGTTPQS; encoded by the coding sequence ATGACAGGCTGCACCAGCACCAAGTCCGACAGCGACGGCGACAAGGGCGCCTCGGGGATCAAGCTCGTCTCGTCCGGCAAGATCAAGACCTGCACGCATCTGCCCTATCCGCCGTTCCAGTCGAAGAAGGACGGCAAGATCGTCGGCTTCGACGTGGATCTGGTCGACCTGGTCGCCAAGGAACTGGGGGTCGAGCAGGAGATCGTCAACACCCCCTTCGAGGGCATCGAAACCGGCCAGGACTTCAACATCCGCAAGTGCGACCTGGCCGCCGCAGGCATGACGATCACCGACGAGCGCGACAAGGTCATGGACTTCTCGGACCCCTACTTCAATGCCACCCAGGCGCTGATCACCAAGAAGGGGCAGCCCTACAAGACCTTCGAGGATCTCAAGGGAAAGAAGCTCGGCTACCAGAAGGCCACCACCGGCGGCATCTACGCCAAGAAGGAGAGCAAGGGCCTCGACATGGAGCTCGTGGAGTACGAGGACGTCGGCTTGCTGCTCACGGCGGTCAAGGCCGGCAAAGTCGACGCGGGCATCAACGACAACGGCGTGCTCTTCGAATACATCAAGGACAACCCGGACACCGAGGTGACCGCCGAGTTCGACACCGGTGAGAAGTACGGAATCGGCTTCCGCACGGGCAACGACTCACTGCGCAAGAAGGTCAACGCGGTGCTCAAGGACGCCCGGTCCGACGGCAGTTACGACAAGATCTACAAGAAGTGGTTCGGCACCACTCCGCAGAGCTGA
- a CDS encoding amidohydrolase, protein MRSTLENAPMSLARTALELAAAYDSVAVHRLYRELHAHPELSGAEHRTAARVATMLRAEGIECTEGVGGTGVVGVLSNGPGRTVLIRADMDALPVTENSDLPYASTADGVMHACGHDAHSAMLVGTAQALARGRQHWSGTVVFVAQPAEETGQGALAMRDDGLHERFPLPDVLLAQHISAGPIGLVAHVEGPVLAASASVDLVVHGRGGHGSRPDTTTDPIVIGAAIVGRLQSIVSREIAPRETAVVTVGRFHAGTADNVIPATAELGLTVRSTSREVQEQILAAVRRIVRAECDAAGVTTGPDIRIVKSMPATVNDARVARSVADIHTRMFGRGQIIDPGPAMGSEDFSELALDPDGRAIPYHYWFLPSTPIAVWDAAPGQSPRAKFGNVPSAHSPDFAPDPAVLDHGVAAMTGAVLAELHKTANDVLGDPLGS, encoded by the coding sequence ATGCGCAGCACGCTGGAGAACGCGCCCATGTCCCTCGCCCGGACCGCCCTTGAACTAGCGGCGGCGTACGACTCCGTCGCTGTCCACCGCCTCTACCGGGAACTGCACGCCCATCCGGAACTTTCGGGAGCAGAGCACCGAACCGCCGCCCGGGTCGCCACGATGCTCCGTGCCGAAGGCATCGAGTGCACGGAGGGCGTCGGCGGCACCGGAGTCGTCGGTGTGCTGTCGAACGGCCCGGGACGCACCGTGCTCATCCGTGCCGACATGGACGCACTGCCCGTCACCGAGAACTCGGACCTCCCGTACGCGTCCACCGCGGACGGGGTCATGCATGCCTGCGGCCACGACGCGCACAGCGCCATGCTGGTGGGTACCGCCCAGGCCCTTGCGCGCGGACGACAGCACTGGAGCGGAACCGTCGTCTTCGTCGCCCAACCCGCGGAGGAAACGGGCCAAGGAGCGCTGGCCATGCGCGACGACGGACTCCACGAGCGATTTCCCCTCCCAGACGTCCTGCTCGCCCAGCACATCAGCGCCGGCCCGATCGGGCTCGTCGCCCACGTGGAGGGGCCGGTCCTCGCGGCGTCGGCCTCCGTCGACCTCGTCGTACACGGACGGGGCGGTCATGGCTCGCGCCCCGACACCACGACAGATCCCATCGTCATCGGCGCCGCGATCGTCGGTCGGCTGCAGTCGATCGTCTCCCGCGAGATCGCGCCCCGCGAGACGGCCGTCGTCACGGTCGGCCGCTTCCACGCCGGCACCGCCGACAACGTCATCCCCGCCACGGCCGAACTCGGGCTCACCGTACGGTCGACCTCCCGCGAGGTGCAGGAGCAGATCCTCGCCGCGGTACGACGCATCGTGCGCGCCGAATGCGACGCGGCGGGTGTGACCACGGGACCTGACATACGCATCGTGAAGTCGATGCCCGCGACCGTCAACGACGCCCGGGTGGCTCGGAGCGTGGCGGACATCCACACACGCATGTTCGGAAGAGGCCAGATCATCGACCCGGGCCCGGCGATGGGAAGCGAGGACTTCTCCGAGCTCGCACTCGACCCCGACGGGCGGGCCATTCCTTACCACTACTGGTTCTTGCCCTCCACGCCCATCGCTGTCTGGGACGCCGCTCCCGGGCAGTCCCCCAGGGCGAAGTTCGGCAACGTGCCCAGCGCCCACAGCCCGGACTTCGCGCCCGATCCGGCGGTCCTGGACCACGGAGTCGCCGCGATGACGGGAGCCGTCCTGGCCGAGCTGCACAAGACGGCGAACGATGTTCTTGGAGACCCTCTCGGAAGCTGA
- a CDS encoding metal-dependent hydrolase family protein — MNDKNAHDLVIRSGRLIDGTGAEPVPDATVHVADGRISWAGPEAEAPRPSAGAAVIDAQGATILPGFIDCHVHLAAPGGEMSRAALAAMPASLRTFLTAPRLLATLMSGVTTARDLAGLDAGFKTAVDRGLVAGPRLHVAVAMMSTTGGHGDFRMPTDNGPVEASVSRIADGVAECRREARNLLRQGADLIKIAATGGVGSPTDQPDDEGFTEEEIRAVVGVARAHRGKRVAAHAQGRGGILNALRAGVDSIEHGYQLDDEIIDLMLAQGTYLVPTLSTATHTFDPATTPPWTLAKKKQWQGHALASVPRAIERGVKIAMGTDCGIAAHGNNLRELGHLVDHGMAPMDAILAGTSVAAELLGLSHEIGTLEVGKRADLVIAPCDPLSDIHALGDATNIAVVVKDGEVFKNTLDR, encoded by the coding sequence ATGAACGACAAGAACGCGCACGACCTCGTCATCCGCAGCGGCCGGCTCATCGACGGGACCGGCGCCGAGCCCGTGCCCGACGCCACCGTTCACGTCGCCGACGGCCGCATCTCCTGGGCAGGCCCCGAGGCCGAAGCACCCCGGCCCTCAGCGGGAGCGGCCGTGATCGACGCCCAGGGCGCCACGATCCTGCCCGGCTTCATCGACTGCCACGTCCATCTCGCCGCGCCCGGCGGTGAGATGAGCCGCGCGGCCCTTGCCGCCATGCCGGCCTCCCTGCGCACCTTTCTGACGGCCCCGAGGCTTCTGGCCACACTGATGTCGGGCGTGACGACGGCCCGCGACCTGGCGGGGCTCGACGCGGGCTTCAAGACGGCGGTCGACCGCGGCCTTGTCGCGGGACCGCGTCTGCACGTGGCCGTGGCCATGATGTCGACCACCGGCGGCCACGGCGACTTCCGCATGCCCACGGACAACGGTCCGGTGGAAGCCTCCGTCAGCCGCATAGCCGACGGCGTGGCGGAGTGCCGCCGCGAGGCACGGAATCTCCTGCGGCAAGGCGCCGACCTCATCAAGATCGCGGCGACCGGAGGAGTCGGCAGCCCCACCGACCAGCCGGACGACGAGGGCTTCACCGAAGAGGAGATCCGGGCCGTCGTCGGGGTGGCCCGTGCCCACCGCGGCAAGCGGGTCGCCGCCCACGCGCAGGGCCGCGGTGGAATCCTCAACGCCCTGCGCGCAGGCGTCGACAGCATCGAGCACGGCTATCAGCTCGACGACGAGATCATCGACCTCATGCTCGCCCAGGGGACCTACCTCGTACCCACCCTCTCCACCGCCACCCACACCTTCGACCCGGCCACCACACCGCCGTGGACACTGGCGAAGAAGAAGCAGTGGCAGGGACACGCCCTCGCCTCGGTTCCACGGGCCATCGAGCGCGGCGTGAAGATCGCCATGGGCACGGACTGCGGCATCGCCGCGCACGGAAACAACCTCCGAGAGCTCGGCCATCTTGTGGACCACGGCATGGCCCCCATGGACGCGATCCTCGCGGGTACATCGGTCGCCGCCGAACTCCTCGGCCTCTCGCACGAGATCGGAACCCTTGAAGTCGGCAAACGGGCCGACCTCGTCATCGCCCCCTGCGACCCGCTCTCCGACATCCACGCGCTGGGTGACGCCACGAACATCGCCGTGGTCGTCAAGGACGGCGAAGTCTTCAAGAACACCCTCGACCGCTGA
- a CDS encoding MFS transporter, producing MTTDTVAASAPLSRAKRRKNLTLLTASTAMDNAESSVVTVLFPLMREAMGLTSSALGTIVAVGKVVGMVSGIPWVFLARRYPRKVVLATCSGFWGIWVIAAGFSTSFTQFVILYAIAAAGFAGAGPIALEILGDLYGDSRRGGATGLLYGGVALIAGVSAPLFGLLSHSADGWRYGYLASGTICLLVGLLILILLDDPAPAPDETRPALDAVELKARSVRIGLRELLAISTFRLILVQRLCSGQNVMMSFGVVFLVEERGFSTATASIAALPFAVGYLTGTVLGGRANDHVHRLRPRSGRIIMLQASQLAFAAVAFVTTQVGWSGIAVYAVLFALLGLLQGQVPVVNRPLIMAVVRPELRALAFAVSVTTVEALAYAGYALLVGRLGDTIGLQKALLIITVLLTAANGLASAALYRPYARDSAAVAEPRTGSPKS from the coding sequence ATGACCACGGACACAGTTGCCGCGTCCGCCCCACTGAGCCGGGCCAAGCGCAGGAAGAACCTCACGCTGTTGACCGCGTCCACGGCGATGGACAACGCCGAGAGCAGCGTGGTGACCGTCCTGTTCCCCCTCATGCGCGAGGCGATGGGGCTCACCTCGTCCGCCCTGGGCACCATCGTCGCCGTGGGCAAGGTGGTCGGGATGGTCTCCGGCATCCCCTGGGTCTTTCTGGCACGCCGCTACCCGCGCAAGGTGGTCCTGGCCACCTGCTCCGGCTTCTGGGGAATCTGGGTCATCGCTGCCGGCTTCTCCACCTCCTTCACCCAGTTCGTCATCCTCTACGCCATCGCGGCAGCGGGCTTCGCAGGCGCAGGACCCATCGCGCTGGAGATCCTCGGAGACCTGTACGGCGACAGCCGTCGGGGCGGCGCGACCGGACTCCTGTACGGCGGCGTCGCCCTCATCGCGGGCGTGAGCGCACCGCTCTTCGGTCTGCTCTCCCACAGCGCCGACGGATGGCGCTACGGATACCTCGCCTCCGGCACGATATGCCTGCTGGTCGGCCTGCTGATCCTGATACTCCTGGACGACCCGGCCCCGGCCCCGGACGAGACCCGCCCCGCTCTCGACGCGGTCGAACTCAAGGCGCGATCCGTACGCATCGGTCTGCGCGAGCTGCTCGCCATCAGCACCTTCCGTCTCATCCTCGTGCAGCGGCTGTGCTCCGGCCAGAACGTCATGATGAGCTTCGGCGTGGTCTTCCTCGTCGAGGAACGCGGCTTCTCCACGGCGACCGCCTCGATCGCCGCCCTTCCTTTCGCCGTCGGCTACCTCACCGGAACGGTCCTGGGCGGCCGGGCCAACGACCACGTGCACCGCCTCCGGCCCCGCAGCGGCCGGATCATCATGCTGCAGGCCAGCCAACTCGCCTTCGCAGCGGTCGCGTTCGTCACCACACAGGTGGGCTGGAGCGGCATCGCGGTCTACGCCGTCCTCTTCGCGCTGCTCGGCCTCCTCCAGGGCCAGGTCCCCGTCGTCAACCGTCCCCTCATCATGGCGGTCGTCCGCCCCGAGCTGCGCGCCCTAGCCTTCGCGGTCTCCGTCACCACCGTCGAAGCCCTCGCCTACGCCGGATACGCGCTGCTCGTCGGCCGACTCGGCGACACCATCGGACTGCAGAAGGCCCTACTGATCATCACCGTGCTGCTCACCGCCGCCAATGGGCTGGCCTCCGCAGCCCTGTACCGGCCCTACGCGCGGGACAGCGCCGCCGTCGCCGAACCGCGAACCGGCAGTCCGAAGTCCTGA
- a CDS encoding aspartate/glutamate racemase family protein, which translates to MPTGWKRIGIVGGLGPLACAYFYARLVELTQADSDSGHPEVMLLSSPDVPSRLAHLLEGGPSPVPELQRVARRLERAGAEVIAVPSLTTQAFLDEMAAAVAIPVIGMLTAVAGQLRTAGVRRPALAVTGGTRRAGRLHQALTAAGLDPVYPDEQGQARIQECVRLVKAGRSGTVRAQFRSLVSASWTASGDAFVIGCTDLSPLLSDLPPGGHDVGDLYARAVLAEAATP; encoded by the coding sequence ATGCCCACCGGGTGGAAGAGGATCGGCATCGTAGGCGGCCTCGGCCCCCTGGCCTGCGCGTATTTCTACGCCCGCCTCGTCGAACTGACCCAGGCCGACAGCGACAGCGGGCACCCGGAAGTGATGCTCCTGTCGAGCCCGGACGTTCCCAGCCGACTGGCTCACCTGTTGGAGGGCGGACCCAGCCCCGTCCCGGAACTTCAGCGCGTCGCCCGGCGGCTCGAACGGGCCGGGGCCGAGGTGATCGCCGTTCCGTCCCTCACGACCCAGGCATTCCTCGACGAGATGGCGGCAGCGGTCGCCATCCCGGTGATCGGCATGCTGACGGCGGTAGCTGGGCAATTGCGCACCGCCGGCGTACGTCGGCCCGCTCTGGCCGTCACCGGCGGCACTCGCAGAGCCGGCCGGCTCCACCAGGCGCTGACTGCTGCCGGCCTGGACCCCGTCTACCCCGACGAGCAGGGTCAGGCGCGGATCCAGGAATGCGTACGGCTGGTCAAGGCGGGCCGATCCGGCACGGTGCGGGCGCAGTTCCGTTCCCTCGTGTCCGCTTCCTGGACTGCTTCCGGGGACGCCTTCGTCATCGGTTGCACGGACCTGTCTCCGCTGCTGTCCGACCTTCCGCCAGGCGGTCATGACGTCGGTGACCTCTACGCCCGCGCCGTCCTCGCCGAGGCCGCCACCCCTTGA